A region of Nocardioides sp. JS614 DNA encodes the following proteins:
- a CDS encoding S8 family serine peptidase — MAGLPLFSPIAGLGRAARGFTGTCETGDGWPESACNRKVLGARWFVDGFGTDHLRSASSLSPLDDDGHGTQVASIVAGNAGVPARVRGQRLGTYAGIAPQARLAVYKACWSAPDPRDDGCATADLVAAIDAATADGVDVLNLSVGGPARIDTVERALLGATEGGVVVVGAAGNAAGTPAAHRGPWVTTAGAATGPVRRGRVVLPGGTSYAGAMAAARVVGPARAVRAADAPATGSGRGAARVCTPGSLDAGRVAGRIVLCERGVVGRVDKSAAVELAGGVGMVLANVAPGDLVADFHRVPTVHVDRAAGRALAQWLAGHPDARIRLEPRGLVRTRARVVAWSSAGARSAPVLKPDLVATGVGVLGAVPPDGTDAGWDLLSGTSAAAAITSGGAALVLSRHEDWSPARVRSALATSARRLPGAPALRAGAGLVDPAAAVRPGLAYDVPVNDYRAWLDGRLAELNTPSIRIEGAGSVERTVTNVTSRRLYFSSAAAGFAHHQVRVTPAALRLGPGESATFTVTVAPGARRADDGWITWRGATGTRTRIPVLVSR; from the coding sequence GTGGCCGGACTCCCCCTGTTCTCGCCCATCGCGGGTCTCGGCCGGGCGGCGCGCGGCTTCACCGGCACCTGTGAGACCGGCGACGGCTGGCCGGAGTCCGCCTGCAACCGCAAGGTGCTGGGCGCCCGCTGGTTCGTCGACGGCTTCGGCACCGACCACCTCCGGTCGGCCTCGTCGCTCTCGCCGCTCGACGACGACGGCCACGGCACCCAGGTCGCCTCGATCGTCGCCGGCAACGCCGGCGTCCCGGCGCGGGTCCGCGGCCAGCGCCTGGGCACCTACGCGGGGATCGCGCCGCAGGCCCGGCTCGCGGTCTACAAGGCGTGCTGGTCCGCCCCCGACCCGCGCGACGACGGCTGCGCGACGGCCGACCTGGTCGCCGCGATCGACGCAGCCACCGCCGACGGCGTGGACGTGCTCAACCTCTCGGTCGGTGGCCCGGCGCGGATCGACACCGTCGAGCGTGCGCTGCTGGGCGCCACCGAGGGCGGCGTGGTCGTGGTCGGCGCCGCCGGCAACGCCGCCGGCACCCCCGCGGCGCACCGCGGCCCCTGGGTGACGACGGCCGGCGCGGCGACCGGTCCGGTACGCCGGGGTCGGGTCGTGCTGCCCGGAGGGACGTCGTACGCCGGGGCCATGGCCGCGGCGCGCGTCGTCGGGCCGGCCCGCGCGGTGCGGGCAGCCGACGCCCCGGCGACCGGCTCCGGCCGCGGCGCCGCACGCGTGTGCACCCCCGGCAGCCTGGACGCCGGCCGCGTGGCGGGCCGCATCGTGCTGTGCGAGCGCGGCGTCGTCGGCCGCGTCGACAAGTCCGCCGCCGTCGAGCTGGCCGGCGGGGTCGGCATGGTCCTCGCGAACGTCGCGCCGGGTGACCTCGTGGCCGACTTCCACCGGGTGCCGACCGTCCACGTGGACCGCGCCGCGGGCCGCGCGCTCGCCCAGTGGCTCGCCGGCCACCCGGACGCCCGGATCCGGCTCGAGCCGCGCGGCCTCGTGCGCACCCGGGCTCGCGTCGTCGCGTGGTCGAGTGCCGGTGCCCGGTCGGCGCCGGTCCTCAAGCCGGACCTGGTCGCGACCGGCGTCGGCGTCCTCGGCGCCGTGCCCCCCGACGGGACCGACGCCGGCTGGGACCTGCTCTCCGGGACCTCCGCGGCTGCCGCGATCACCAGCGGCGGCGCCGCCCTGGTGCTCTCCCGGCACGAGGACTGGTCGCCGGCGCGGGTCCGCTCCGCGCTGGCCACGTCCGCGCGACGGCTTCCCGGCGCCCCGGCCCTGCGCGCCGGCGCGGGCCTGGTCGACCCGGCCGCCGCCGTACGTCCCGGGCTCGCCTACGACGTCCCGGTCAACGACTACCGGGCCTGGCTCGACGGCCGCCTGGCGGAGCTGAACACCCCGTCGATCCGGATCGAGGGCGCGGGCAGCGTCGAGCGCACCGTCACCAACGTGACCTCCCGGCGCCTCTACTTCTCCTCGGCCGCCGCCGGGTTCGCCCACCACCAGGTGCGGGTCACACCCGCGGCGCTGCGGCTCGGCCCGGGCGAGAGCGCGACGTTCACCGTGACCGTCGCCCCCGGCGCGCGTCGGGCCGACGACGGCTGGATCACATGGCGCGGCGCGACCGGGACCCGCACCCGGATCCCGGTCCTCGTCAGCCGCTGA
- a CDS encoding RDD family protein gives MTDHAVPVRPPADPDRRFYAFVVDRLAAWTLDAVAAYLAYRLLIDRGHLLAGVLVILGCVLLVGAGFAVVLGLTGSSPGRAATTTGLVGADDGAPIGVAAALRRQLVLGLATLPTFGLGAAVLAWTAVADPGGRRRAWHDRIAGSEVVDVRRAPAEPAPVELGPRHVVNLTALRLVPVPAATAPPGPPPPAPPLAPPPAPPPPRPAQPPPAAPPGRQRLGHPLVPDPAPPGRWRIGFDSGESLVLEGPALVGRRPEPRAGEPVVHLVALPSEDMSLSKTHAHLEVDADGVLVIADRGSTNGSILIRQGAARELPVGRSTTLLDGDLVRLGDREMRVDRDAGPDAGPPVR, from the coding sequence ATGACCGACCACGCCGTACCGGTCCGACCGCCGGCCGACCCGGACCGGAGGTTCTACGCGTTCGTCGTCGACCGGCTGGCCGCGTGGACGCTCGACGCGGTCGCGGCCTACCTCGCCTACCGCCTCCTGATCGACCGTGGTCACCTGCTCGCGGGTGTCCTCGTGATCCTCGGTTGCGTGCTGCTCGTGGGGGCTGGGTTCGCCGTCGTGCTCGGGCTCACCGGCAGCTCGCCCGGCCGGGCCGCCACCACGACCGGGCTCGTCGGCGCCGACGACGGCGCCCCGATCGGCGTCGCGGCCGCGCTGCGCCGCCAGCTGGTGCTCGGCCTGGCGACGCTGCCGACCTTCGGCCTGGGTGCCGCCGTCCTCGCCTGGACGGCGGTGGCCGACCCCGGCGGACGGCGGCGCGCCTGGCACGACCGGATCGCCGGCTCCGAGGTCGTCGACGTACGGCGAGCGCCGGCCGAGCCCGCGCCCGTGGAGCTCGGCCCGCGTCACGTCGTGAACCTGACGGCGCTCCGGCTGGTCCCGGTCCCCGCCGCGACCGCACCACCCGGCCCACCACCCCCGGCGCCACCGCTCGCACCCCCTCCCGCCCCGCCACCCCCACGTCCGGCGCAACCCCCGCCGGCCGCACCGCCCGGGCGGCAGCGGCTCGGCCACCCACTGGTGCCCGACCCGGCTCCTCCGGGCCGGTGGCGGATCGGCTTCGACTCCGGCGAGAGCCTCGTGCTGGAGGGGCCGGCGCTGGTCGGTCGCCGACCGGAGCCGCGGGCCGGCGAGCCGGTGGTCCACCTGGTCGCACTGCCTTCGGAGGACATGTCGCTGTCGAAGACGCACGCGCACCTGGAGGTGGACGCCGACGGGGTCCTCGTGATCGCCGACCGCGGCTCGACCAACGGCTCGATCCTGATCCGGCAGGGTGCCGCCCGCGAGCTGCCGGTCGGCCGGTCGACGACCCTGCTCGACGGTGACCTGGTCCGCCTCGGCGACCGGGAGATGCGCGTCGACCGCGACGCCGGCCCCGACGCCGGGCCGCCCGTTCGATAA
- a CDS encoding putative signal transducing protein — protein sequence MAELVRTNDPVAISVVEGLLTSAEIPYEVADRNMSVLDGLIEVIKVRILVPDERAADARELMAEAELGDWLSG from the coding sequence ATGGCAGAGCTGGTCCGCACCAACGACCCGGTGGCGATCTCGGTCGTCGAGGGGCTGCTGACGTCCGCCGAGATCCCCTACGAGGTGGCCGACCGGAACATGAGCGTGCTCGACGGCCTGATCGAGGTGATCAAGGTGCGGATCCTGGTGCCCGACGAGCGCGCCGCCGACGCCCGTGAGCTGATGGCCGAAGCGGAGCTCGGGGACTGGCTCAGCGGCTGA
- a CDS encoding immune inhibitor A domain-containing protein gives MRRTRVAATATASLIAAATALSLTTTPQAGATPPAADRATKADRGTPSDVLTPGWKTKYHERTQAALEKRLRTGGKGQAEKLGKGVYGRVAQTGKDRIFVVLAEFGDRRHQAYQDDPDSGAQRYDGPLHNQIPKPNRKKDNSTLWNADFSRSYFQNMYFNRMRDFFEDQSSGQYSIDGDVTAWVKVPFNEARYGSNKDCGYIVCGNVNFLIRDALSEWVQGRLDAGWTMARIQDYLKTFDVQDRYDFDGDGDFREPDGYLDHFQIVHAGGDEADGDPVYGSDAIWSHRGNAALHGLGEGPGPAIGGIQVGEGGKSDGSAPDGGVVFPDNPTGLWVSDYTMQPENGGLSVFAHEYTHDLELPDLYDTSGNTGGASNSVEHWSLMAQSRGTAKRDAGIGDRPQPMGAWEKFQLGWLDYDTINAGHSGTFRLRPGASTTGSQANGLIVLLPDKDVTFQYGEPCAECGERFYFSGSGDNLDQTMTRTVEGGGELTAKVRYDIEPGWDYAFLEVSSDGGETWTSIPTSESYTEPDQGSFNPDGTGISGTTDGAWVDLTATVPDGTNAVRWRYLTDGAAAYPGFQVDNITLAGASIGTAETDDEGWVMDGFEAVHSEETRAFLNTYFVDNRQYVGRDRVLAHVYNFAGFEKRPDWVDFFAYQPGALISYWDTSYADNNVGDHPGHGEVLPVDARPTFQHAFDGSILRPKVLTADSTFSRRPSPSQKLHYRGHAYTLKSQSAVPLFDDTLDWWFGGDEHGSGDHPGFYEPEWYSVDVPKTGTTIRVVKVNSRTGVMTVRVGTSS, from the coding sequence TTGCGAAGGACCCGGGTCGCCGCCACGGCGACCGCATCACTGATCGCGGCAGCCACGGCGCTGTCGCTCACCACCACCCCCCAGGCCGGCGCCACCCCGCCGGCTGCGGACCGGGCCACGAAGGCGGATCGGGGCACCCCCTCGGACGTCCTCACGCCGGGCTGGAAGACGAAGTACCACGAGCGGACCCAGGCCGCCCTCGAGAAGCGGCTGCGCACCGGCGGCAAGGGGCAGGCCGAGAAGCTCGGCAAGGGCGTCTACGGCCGGGTCGCGCAGACCGGCAAGGACCGGATCTTCGTCGTGCTGGCCGAGTTCGGCGACCGCCGGCACCAGGCCTACCAGGACGACCCGGACTCCGGCGCCCAGCGGTACGACGGCCCGCTGCACAACCAGATCCCGAAGCCGAACCGCAAGAAGGACAACTCGACGCTCTGGAACGCGGACTTCAGCAGGTCCTACTTCCAGAACATGTACTTCAACCGGATGCGGGACTTCTTCGAGGACCAGTCCAGCGGCCAGTACTCCATCGACGGTGACGTCACCGCCTGGGTGAAGGTCCCCTTCAACGAGGCCCGCTACGGCAGCAACAAGGACTGCGGGTACATCGTCTGCGGCAACGTCAACTTCCTCATCCGGGACGCGCTCTCGGAGTGGGTGCAGGGTCGCCTCGACGCCGGCTGGACGATGGCGCGGATCCAGGACTACCTGAAGACCTTCGACGTGCAGGACCGCTACGACTTCGACGGGGACGGCGACTTCCGCGAGCCGGACGGCTACCTCGACCACTTCCAGATCGTCCACGCGGGCGGCGACGAGGCGGACGGTGACCCGGTCTACGGCTCGGACGCGATCTGGAGCCACCGCGGCAACGCCGCCCTGCACGGTCTCGGGGAGGGCCCGGGCCCGGCCATCGGCGGCATCCAGGTCGGCGAGGGCGGCAAGAGCGACGGCTCGGCGCCGGACGGCGGCGTGGTCTTCCCCGACAACCCGACCGGGCTGTGGGTCAGCGACTACACGATGCAGCCCGAGAACGGCGGCCTCAGCGTCTTCGCCCACGAGTACACCCACGACCTCGAGCTCCCCGACCTGTACGACACCTCCGGCAACACCGGCGGTGCCAGCAACAGCGTCGAGCACTGGTCGCTGATGGCCCAGTCCCGCGGCACCGCGAAGCGGGACGCCGGCATCGGCGACCGCCCGCAGCCGATGGGCGCGTGGGAGAAGTTCCAGCTCGGCTGGCTCGACTACGACACCATCAACGCCGGCCACTCCGGCACCTTCCGGCTGCGTCCGGGCGCCTCGACGACCGGCTCGCAGGCCAACGGCCTGATCGTGCTGCTGCCGGACAAGGACGTCACCTTCCAGTACGGCGAGCCCTGCGCGGAGTGCGGCGAGCGCTTCTACTTCAGCGGCAGCGGCGACAACCTCGACCAGACCATGACCCGCACGGTCGAGGGCGGCGGCGAGCTGACCGCCAAGGTGCGCTACGACATCGAGCCCGGTTGGGACTACGCGTTCCTCGAGGTGTCCAGCGACGGTGGTGAGACCTGGACCTCGATCCCGACCAGCGAGAGCTACACGGAGCCGGACCAGGGCTCGTTCAACCCCGACGGCACCGGCATCAGCGGCACCACCGACGGCGCCTGGGTCGACCTGACGGCCACCGTGCCCGACGGCACCAACGCGGTGCGCTGGCGCTACCTGACCGACGGTGCGGCGGCGTACCCCGGCTTCCAGGTCGACAACATCACTCTCGCGGGTGCGTCGATCGGGACCGCCGAGACCGACGACGAGGGCTGGGTGATGGACGGCTTCGAGGCGGTCCACTCCGAGGAGACCCGGGCGTTCTTGAACACCTACTTCGTGGACAACCGGCAGTACGTCGGCCGCGACCGGGTGCTCGCGCACGTCTACAACTTCGCGGGCTTCGAGAAGCGGCCCGACTGGGTCGACTTCTTCGCTTACCAGCCCGGTGCGCTGATCAGCTACTGGGACACCTCGTACGCCGACAACAACGTCGGCGACCACCCCGGTCACGGCGAGGTGCTCCCCGTGGACGCGCGTCCCACGTTCCAGCACGCCTTCGACGGGTCGATCCTGCGCCCGAAGGTGCTGACCGCGGACTCGACGTTCTCGCGGCGCCCGAGCCCGTCGCAGAAGCTGCACTACCGCGGCCACGCCTACACCCTGAAGAGCCAGTCCGCGGTGCCGTTGTTCGACGACACCCTGGATTGGTGGTTCGGCGGCGACGAGCACGGCTCCGGCGACCACCCCGGCTTCTACGAGCCCGAGTGGTACAGCGTCGACGTGCCCAAGACCGGCACCACGATCCGCGTGGTCAAGGTCAACAGCAGGACCGGTGTGATGACCGTCCGGGTCGGCACCTCCAGCTGA
- a CDS encoding SRPBCC family protein codes for MSFEYEHTVTTTATPGDVWALWSNVGCWHRWDPAVDQVAIEGHFGEGAAGTLVLTSGVEAPFILEIVEPCARYLDRVTLGDLVVRIDHQVKETAEGSEITVRTTIEGPAAEEVGPMVTADTPRALETLVAMAEKRP; via the coding sequence ATGAGCTTCGAGTACGAGCACACCGTGACCACGACCGCGACTCCCGGCGACGTCTGGGCGCTCTGGAGCAACGTGGGCTGCTGGCATCGCTGGGACCCGGCGGTCGATCAGGTCGCCATCGAGGGGCACTTCGGCGAGGGTGCTGCGGGCACGCTGGTGCTCACCAGCGGCGTGGAGGCGCCGTTCATCCTCGAGATCGTCGAGCCGTGCGCGCGCTATCTCGATCGGGTGACCCTGGGCGACCTGGTGGTCCGGATCGACCACCAGGTCAAGGAGACCGCCGAAGGCTCCGAGATCACGGTACGCACCACCATCGAGGGCCCCGCGGCGGAGGAGGTCGGGCCGATGGTCACCGCCGACACCCCGCGCGCGCTCGAGACGCTGGTCGCCATGGCCGAGAAGCGCCCCTGA
- a CDS encoding phospholipase D-like domain-containing protein encodes MLKRVAVVVVLAVVLGALSSGPVGAATSFTPRPGPTWNNPQGDYAARNVNMAKVRNTIDSVPRGGVIRIAVYSYNRRDIGDALIRACKRRVSVQLVLNDNAIGAEAHRMMRYLGQKTQPRWKDRCHPRKYGPRRQPYPVPSFSKVCQGACRLGSDRSNQHSKFYLFSASGNGKPVVMFGSNNLMSFAAHVHWNDLYTVLGNQRMFDDFSTIFAQMAQDQWRKDPYVAVQDGKYAVEFGSDPRATGSKDHVYQRLDQVGCRAPAGYGDRGHTTIRIMMYGWVGERGLFLARKVAALSRSGCRVRVLVSGAGRRVHAVLHRSGVAIRRSALDLDDDPLTGFDETGWEVFSHEKWMSLSGTWAGEPFKGVWTGSENWSDVSRYNDEVTVQVPFASALAAYNSHFETVWTRYSA; translated from the coding sequence GTGCTCAAGCGGGTTGCCGTGGTCGTTGTCCTGGCTGTCGTGCTCGGAGCCCTGTCGTCGGGTCCGGTGGGCGCAGCGACCTCGTTCACGCCGCGCCCCGGGCCGACCTGGAACAACCCGCAGGGCGACTACGCCGCGCGCAACGTCAACATGGCCAAGGTCCGGAACACGATCGACAGCGTGCCGCGGGGCGGGGTGATCAGGATCGCGGTCTACTCCTACAACCGCCGCGACATCGGTGACGCCCTCATCCGGGCCTGCAAGCGGCGCGTGTCGGTCCAGCTGGTGCTCAACGACAACGCGATCGGCGCCGAGGCCCACCGGATGATGCGCTACCTCGGCCAGAAGACGCAGCCGAGGTGGAAGGACCGGTGCCACCCGAGGAAGTACGGTCCGCGGCGCCAGCCGTACCCCGTGCCGAGCTTCTCCAAGGTGTGCCAGGGCGCCTGTCGGCTGGGCAGCGACCGGTCGAACCAGCACAGCAAGTTCTACCTGTTCTCCGCGTCCGGCAACGGCAAGCCGGTCGTCATGTTCGGCTCGAACAACCTGATGAGCTTCGCCGCCCACGTGCACTGGAACGACCTCTACACGGTGCTCGGCAACCAGCGGATGTTCGACGACTTCAGCACGATCTTCGCCCAGATGGCGCAGGACCAGTGGCGCAAGGACCCCTACGTGGCGGTCCAGGACGGCAAGTACGCCGTCGAGTTCGGATCCGACCCGCGCGCCACCGGGTCGAAGGACCACGTCTACCAGCGCCTCGACCAGGTCGGCTGCCGGGCCCCGGCCGGGTACGGCGATCGAGGCCACACGACGATCCGGATCATGATGTACGGCTGGGTGGGTGAGCGCGGCCTGTTCCTGGCCCGCAAGGTCGCGGCGCTGTCGCGGTCCGGGTGCCGGGTCCGGGTGCTGGTCAGCGGGGCCGGGCGCCGGGTCCACGCCGTGCTGCACCGGTCGGGCGTCGCCATCCGCAGGTCCGCCCTCGACCTCGACGACGACCCGCTCACGGGCTTCGACGAGACGGGATGGGAGGTCTTCTCCCACGAGAAGTGGATGTCGCTGTCCGGGACCTGGGCCGGGGAGCCGTTCAAGGGGGTGTGGACCGGCTCGGAGAACTGGTCCGACGTCTCGCGGTACAACGACGAGGTCACCGTGCAGGTCCCGTTCGCGTCGGCCCTCGCGGCCTACAACAGCCACTTCGAGACCGTCTGGACGCGCTACAGCGCGTGA
- a CDS encoding FHA domain-containing protein gives MSEHATWSVRGGDWFGVFGAHLILVLPPSEKARVAGLWELVDDGAGFDETLDALISGGLRDLPGFVLVDSAGDRTRMLLRGAVRVDLATADDVVHLDGDPAATWVERTLTGVTRVRIEVGEEAGSDELAVAGGLVRLAVAEWPPVAARPEVPVAGAAADPVPDLDVVLDVMLDDGPLTEAMPVVPPGPTGPAAPLLGADHDGLTRAGEADPGPSDPARPGIPGQPPAPPVTARPVARLLFSGGEHVDVDRLVLVGRAPEPRRHTLTEEPRLVAVRSPHHEVSSTHLEIRPGSGADHGSAVVTDLGSTNGTLLVQPGLPPEDLHAGVPVQLIPGAVIDLGDGVTIRVLTP, from the coding sequence GTGAGCGAGCACGCCACCTGGTCGGTCCGGGGCGGCGACTGGTTCGGCGTCTTCGGTGCCCACCTGATCCTGGTCCTCCCACCCTCGGAGAAGGCCCGGGTCGCCGGGCTGTGGGAGCTGGTCGACGACGGGGCCGGCTTCGACGAGACCCTGGACGCGCTGATCAGCGGCGGCCTGCGGGACCTGCCGGGCTTCGTGCTGGTCGACAGCGCCGGCGACCGGACGCGGATGCTGCTGCGCGGGGCCGTCCGGGTCGACCTCGCCACCGCCGACGACGTCGTGCACCTCGACGGCGATCCGGCGGCCACCTGGGTGGAGCGGACCCTGACCGGCGTCACCCGGGTGCGGATCGAGGTCGGCGAGGAAGCGGGATCCGACGAGCTCGCGGTCGCCGGCGGGCTGGTCCGGCTCGCGGTCGCCGAGTGGCCGCCGGTCGCCGCGCGCCCCGAGGTCCCGGTCGCGGGCGCGGCCGCCGACCCGGTCCCGGACCTCGACGTCGTGCTCGACGTCATGCTCGACGACGGGCCGCTGACCGAGGCGATGCCGGTGGTGCCACCGGGGCCGACCGGCCCGGCCGCTCCGCTTCTCGGGGCCGACCACGACGGCCTGACCCGCGCCGGCGAGGCCGACCCGGGGCCGTCGGACCCGGCCCGACCGGGGATCCCGGGCCAGCCGCCCGCACCGCCGGTGACCGCGCGACCGGTCGCCCGGCTGCTGTTCTCCGGCGGCGAGCACGTCGATGTCGACCGGCTCGTGCTCGTCGGTCGTGCCCCCGAGCCCCGACGGCACACGCTGACGGAGGAGCCCCGACTGGTCGCCGTGCGCAGCCCGCACCACGAGGTCTCCTCGACCCACCTCGAGATCCGGCCCGGCTCAGGCGCCGACCACGGCTCGGCCGTGGTCACCGACCTCGGCTCCACGAACGGCACCCTGCTCGTCCAGCCCGGCCTGCCCCCGGAGGACCTGCACGCGGGGGTCCCGGTCCAGCTGATCCCCGGCGCGGTCATCGACCTGGGCGACGGCGTGACCATCCGGGTCCTCACGCCATGA
- a CDS encoding AMP-binding protein, translating into MEAYAKGELEPPLLEETIGASFERTVTAYADREALVEVASGRRWTWAELDRDVDDLARGLVAAGIGKGDRVGIWAPNCAEWTVVQYATAKLGIILVNVNPAYRTHEFSYAVNQSGLRLLISASTFKTSDYRAMVEETAAQTPTLERVVYLDTDDWAQLVDAGRTLPEGVVADRLAQTAPDEPINIQYTSGTTGYPKGATLSHRNILNNGYFTTELIHLGPEDRLCIPVPFYHCFGMVMGNLGCTSHGTTMVIPAPGFDPEITLRTIAAERCTGVYGVPTMFIAMQNHPTFAEHDLSSLRTGIMAGSICPVEVMKRCVDDMHMAEVAIAYGMTETSPVSCQTRADDDLERRTATIGRVHPYVEIKIVDPVSGETVERGRTGEFCTRGYSVMLGYWDDPEKTAEAVDADGWMHTGDLAEMREDGYCNIVGRITDMVIRGGENIYPREIEEFLYQHPDIEDVQVIGVPDERYGEELCAWVRMRAGAEPLDADAVRAFATGRLSHYKIPRYVLVVDEFPMTVTGKIRKVQMREESAKRLGLRA; encoded by the coding sequence ATGGAGGCCTACGCGAAGGGCGAGCTCGAGCCGCCCCTCCTCGAGGAGACCATCGGCGCGAGCTTCGAGCGGACGGTGACCGCGTACGCCGACCGCGAGGCGCTGGTCGAGGTGGCGAGCGGCCGGCGCTGGACCTGGGCCGAGCTGGACCGCGACGTCGACGACCTGGCGCGGGGGCTGGTGGCCGCCGGGATCGGCAAGGGCGACCGGGTCGGGATCTGGGCGCCCAACTGCGCGGAGTGGACGGTCGTCCAGTACGCGACCGCCAAGCTCGGCATCATCCTGGTCAACGTCAACCCGGCGTACCGCACGCACGAGTTCTCCTACGCGGTCAACCAGAGCGGCCTGCGGCTGCTGATCAGCGCGTCGACGTTCAAGACCAGTGACTACCGCGCGATGGTCGAGGAGACCGCGGCGCAGACCCCGACCCTCGAACGGGTCGTCTACCTCGACACCGACGACTGGGCGCAGCTCGTCGACGCCGGCCGGACGCTGCCCGAGGGCGTCGTCGCGGACCGGCTGGCGCAGACCGCCCCCGACGAGCCGATCAACATCCAGTACACGTCGGGCACGACCGGCTACCCCAAGGGCGCGACCCTGAGCCACCGCAACATCCTCAACAACGGCTACTTCACCACCGAGCTGATCCACCTCGGCCCCGAGGACCGGCTGTGCATCCCGGTGCCCTTCTACCACTGCTTCGGGATGGTGATGGGCAACCTCGGGTGCACCAGCCACGGCACCACGATGGTGATCCCCGCGCCGGGCTTCGACCCCGAGATCACCCTGCGCACGATCGCCGCGGAGCGCTGCACCGGCGTGTACGGCGTGCCCACGATGTTCATCGCGATGCAGAACCACCCGACCTTCGCCGAGCACGACCTCTCCAGCCTGCGCACCGGGATCATGGCCGGCTCGATCTGCCCGGTCGAGGTGATGAAGCGCTGCGTCGATGACATGCACATGGCCGAGGTCGCGATCGCCTACGGCATGACCGAGACCAGCCCGGTGTCCTGCCAGACGCGTGCCGACGACGACCTGGAGCGGCGTACCGCCACCATCGGGCGGGTGCACCCGTACGTCGAGATCAAGATCGTCGACCCGGTGAGCGGCGAGACCGTCGAGCGGGGGCGAACCGGTGAGTTCTGCACCCGCGGCTACTCGGTGATGCTCGGCTACTGGGACGATCCCGAGAAGACCGCCGAGGCGGTCGATGCCGACGGCTGGATGCACACCGGCGACCTCGCCGAGATGCGCGAGGACGGCTATTGCAACATCGTCGGACGGATCACGGACATGGTGATCCGGGGCGGGGAGAACATCTACCCGCGTGAGATCGAGGAGTTCCTCTACCAGCACCCCGACATCGAGGACGTGCAGGTGATCGGCGTCCCGGACGAGCGGTACGGCGAGGAGCTGTGCGCCTGGGTGCGGATGCGTGCCGGGGCCGAGCCGCTCGACGCGGACGCCGTGCGCGCGTTCGCCACCGGACGGCTCTCGCACTACAAGATCCCCCGCTACGTCCTGGTGGTGGACGAGTTCCCGATGACGGTGACCGGCAAGATCCGCAAGGTGCAGATGCGTGAGGAGAGCGCGAAGCGACTCGGCCTCCGTGCGTGA